Within the Solibacillus silvestris genome, the region GAGTTTCAAATTCCAGATGGCATCGGCGTTATTTTAGCTTCAAAAATCCAAAAAGGGCAAATCACATCACGTGTAACGGGTGTTGATATGATGCTACGTTTATGTGAAGAAGCAGCCGAACGTAAAAAGCCTATTTTCCTTTATGGAGGAAAGCCGGGAATTGCCGATCAGGCAGCGAAGAAATTACAAGAGCTCTATCCATCTATCCAGATTGCCGGTACTCAGGACGGCTATGAAAAAGATAATCAAAAAGTAGTGGATAAAATTAATGAAGCGAAACCCGATTTATTGTTTGTTGCAATGGGTTCTCCAAAGCAGGAAAACTGGATTAATGCAAATCGAGATCAGCTTCATCCGACAATCTATCAAGGTGTTGGTGGGTCGTTTGACGTATTGGCAGGCAATGTGAAAAGAGCACCAGAAGCTTTCCAAAAAGTTGGAATGGAATGGTTTTACCGTTTAATGAAGGAGCCTCACCGGATTAAACGCCAAATTGCTTTGCCTTTGTTCTTGCTGGAAGTGGCACGCGAATCGAAGAATAACAAGTAAAAAAAAAAAAAACATGTAATCTTTGTAATATTTGATTGTTTATTTGTAATGTTAATGATACACTAAATTCAGTAGTGAGATTTCCTCTACGATATATATTAAATTTTAACTTTTCCCTGCAAGGAAAAACTCGGTTGGTAGCCCGAGAAAAAGGCTTTAGCATTTAGATGCTAAAGCCTTTTTCTTTTTTCGTTTTTGTCGAATTTTAGCGAACTGGTTCTATTAATTCGTACCATTCATACACTAACCGGGTAGGAAAAAATATGGTCACATAAATAATAACTATATTACAAAAGTAATATACTAGTAATAATTGTAATGTGTAAATTCCATTTAAATCCTTGGTATAACTGCATTATATATCCATTTTTATTACTTTTTAATGTTACTGAAACCAAAAATTACCAAGATTTTTAGTTATATTTGAATAGTATTGGAAATTAATTGTCAAAGAAAATGTTGTTTTTATTAGTAGATGTATGTCATAATTAAAGAAATTTGAAGTTATCTGAATATATTTACGGATTCATATCTTGCAGTCTAATAAAATAGTATATTTTTGGGTTTATTGGCAAAAAAAGATTGACATAGTAAATGTATACTACTAGAATTTATGTGTAGTTAGTTTTTCTGCACATATTTCGTGTGGGTAACTAAAATTATTATTTTCACTTATGAGGAGGAAATTTTTCAATGGCTAACCAACCAAAGAAATACAAAAAATTCGTAGCAACAGCTGCGACAGCTACATTAGTAGCATCTGCAATCGTACCAGTTGCATCTGCTGCATCATTATCGGACATCAAAGGTAACACACACGAAGAAGCGATCAACGCTTTAGTTGATGCAAAAGTTATCTCTGGTTACCCAGATGGCACATTCAAGCCAAACAAAACTTTAACTCGTTCTGACGTTGTTAAATTATTAGGTAAATACTTAGTATCTCAAGGTCATTCAATTCCAACTGACGCGGTTTCAAACCCACGTTTCAGCGACTTAACTTCTAAGTCAAACAAAGAATTATTAGAGTATGCTGCAGTAGTAGCTGACGCTGGTGTTTTTGCTGGTTCAAACGGTAAATTATTAGCTGGTGACCAAATTACTCGTGAAAACATGGCAATCGTTTTAGTACGTATGATCAATACGTTAAAAGACGTTAGCTTAGAAGAATTTGTAGCTTCTCAAAACTTTAATGGTGACGTTAAAGACTTAAACGTAGCTAAAGCTGAAGCGCGTACAGCTATTCAAGTTTTAGACTTCTACGATATTACTAATCCATCAGTAGCTAACTTCAATCCAAAAGGTAACACTACTCGTGGTCAATTCGCTACATTCTTACACAAAACAATCAACTCTGACTTCGCTGGTGCTGCTGCAACAACAGGTACTGTTAAGGCAATTAACGCTACTACTGTTGAAGTAACATTTTCAGATGCAGTTGATAATGTTAACGCTCTTAAATTCGCTATCGAAGGTCTTGAAGTAAAAAATGCTTCAGTTAAACAAACTGACGCTAAAACTGTAGTATTAACTACTGCTGCTCAAGAAGCTAACAAAGAATATACAGTAACTCTTGATGGAGTTAAGCTTGGCACATTTAAAGGTGTTAATGCTGCAGTTCCTACAAAAGTTACAATTAAAGATGTTGACGGCGACCGTTCACACCAAGGTGTTATCGGAAACGAAGTAACAGTTCGTGCAGAAGTTACTGTAGCTGATGGTCAATCTAAAGCTGGTATCCCTGTAACATTCAACGTTGTTAACAACAACTCTAATACAAACGAAAAAATCGAAAAAGTTGCTTATACTGATGCAAATGGTGTAGCTACTTACTCTTATACTCGTTACTATGCATCAACTGATGATGTAACAGCTTATGCTACAAGCAAATCTTCTGTAAATTCAACTGCTAAAGTTTACTGGGCTAATGCTCATCAATTAACTATTAAAGATATTACAGAAAAAACAACAGTAACAAACGGAGATAACAAAGTTTATGAAATTAACTCTTCTAACTTCAAAAACGGTTATGTATTCGTAGCATTTACTGGTAACTTAGATGTAGCTCCAGATAAAATTGAAGATGGTGTAACTGTTGAAGGTAACTCAGTTCATCGTTTAAATTCAGATGGTGCACCTGTACTTGGAAAAATCGGTGGTAACTATCCATATAAATCAACTTTAGGTAACGAACAAGTTATTGCGGTTAAATTAGATGCAAACGGTAAAGCTAACTTAGTTGTATCAGGAACTAATGCATCAGCAAAACCTGTTGTATATGAAGGTAAACTAGTAGGAACTTCTCCTTCTAAAACAAATTTAGCTCACTATGATGCAACTTACAGTGCAACAGCACTTCAAGCTCATGCTTCAGAAGTTAAATTTGATAAAGTAGTAAATTACGGCTTAACTATTAAAGCACAAGGTGTACGTGATGCTGCTGTTTCTAATACAAACGGTACTGGTGGTCGTGATTATGAAATCGCTTATACTAAAGCAGATGGAAAACCTGTAGCAAAAGGTACTACAGTTTATGTAGCAATTCCAACTAAAGGTCTAAGTTCTGGTACTAACTTCCAATTATTAAATGAAGATGAAGAAACGGTTGGATTACAATCTGGTTTATCAACTTCAGATTATAATGTCTATGCATTATCTACTGATAAAGATGGGAAAGTACTATTCACTGTTACTGCTAGAAATGCAGAAGACTATGTACAACCAATTGCGTTCTTAAACGACAACAAACCAACTGGTTCAACTTTCTTTGATAAAGATGATACACAAGCATCTGATGACGTAACATACTTCACGAATTCAGTAACATACGCATCTAGTTTAGCTTTAGTGAATTCAACTGATAAGAAACAAACATCATTTGCTGCTGGACATGAAGCTGCAAAATTCTCTTATCGTTTAGTAGACCAAAACGGTAAAGTACGTAAAGCAGATAAACAAACTCAAGTTACATTTAGTGTTTCTGCAGGTGAAGGTCAAATTACAGCAGGTAATGAAATTGTTCATCCACACCAAACTAAGACAATTACAAGATCTTTAGAAGTTGGTCAAAGCAAAGTAGACCTTACAGTAAATGCACAAACACCAACTACAGTAAATGTATATGCTACTTCATCACAAGCAGGATTTACATTCTTACCTACTGAATCTCTTGTAGCAACATTTACAAATACTTCTATTGTAAATGTAAATGGTACTGTAACAAATGTTAATAAAACTGACGGTATTGTAACAGTTAATGGTGTTCCATATAACTTAAATGGAGCAACATACCTAAACCAAGGTACTGCAGTACCTACATTAAGTGCATTCTATGATCACTTAACTGCAGGTAAATATGTTTCAATCACTAAAGATGCTGATGGAAAATTAGTATTTAATATTATTCAAGCTCCAGCTCCAACACCTACATTAGTGACGAAGGCTGAAGTAACGGCTGATGATACAGTTAAAGTAACATTCTCAGGTGCAGTTAATGCTTCACCAACAGCTTCACAATTTGCTATTGACTTTAATGGAAATGGTACTATTGAATCGAATGAATATGCAACAGCAGCTTCTGGTTCAAGTACAGATTTAACATTAACATTTGCTACTGTTCACAATTTATCAACTTCAACTGTGACTGTACCAAACTTACAATATACACCAACAACAGCTGGAACATTACTTTCTGTTGCAAGTACTAATGTAACAACTGCATTTACAACTCCAGTAACAGTTGCGAAAGCTGCACATGGTGTTACTGTATCAACTACAAATACAGCTGGCGTAGCTGCAGAAGCTTTAACTAATACTTTATCAATTCCAACTGGTAAAGTTGTAAATGCTGGTAATATGATTGTATCTTTACAAGCAGATAAAGCTGGTGTAACATCACCTATTAACGTTCCAGTTGCTGTAACATTATTAGATGATGAAAAAGCTGTTGCTTCTAAGATTGCAACAGAATTAAATAAATTAACTGCATTAACTTCTAAATTTACAATTGTTGCGGATGATGCTGATGTAGTTGTAACTGCAAAAGATATTGCTAATGAAGCTAATACTACTTTAGTAGTAGATATTGCGGATCAAACAGATGCTGCATATACTTCAATTTATACAGCTGACTTTGATGGTATTACATCTGGTGTGACTGGATCATCAACTGCTGGTTCTATTGGTACTCTTGCTGTAACAAATGCAACATTCACTAATGTTACAGGTACAGGTACAGTAGCTCCATTAAAAGTTAAAGTATTAACTACAGGTGGTTCTACTTTAGTAGATACTGATGTAACAGTTTCAGTACTAGCAGGTGAAACTGGGGCTCAAGTTGCAGCTAAAGTGAAAACTGCTTTAGAAGCAAATGCAACTATTGCTGCAAACTACACAGTAACAGTATCAGGTGCAATTGTGACTTTAACTAATAAAGTCGCTGAAGTTCAAACTACAACAATTACTGTAGAATAATTTGAGTAGGTGCCAGGCACTGAGACAATTCATGATAATGAATTAAGTGAGGTTGGAGAGTCCCATGTGAGAGAAATCTTGCATGGGGCTTTTTCTGTTGTGGGTTGAGTATGTTCCATGCACAGAAACAAATCGGTGGATTCTTAGCAACAACTGAATATAACAAATTCAATAAACGTCAAAAACAAGATGTGTTAGATGCAGTTAATGCTTTATCAGCTGATGATGCTCTTACAGATTTATAATTAGCAATTAAGAATGGTACTGCTAATTGTAAAACTAACGCTACATTTGATGTTGGGACAATTGCAGCAAGTTCAACTTTAACTGGTATTACTGTTAAAGATGCATTCAGGGATGCAATTGACTTAACTAAAGTAACTCCAGCTACTAAATTAGATGTACAATAATTAGCATTGATGAAAAGAGTGCACTTATCTCACATGAGATTTTGCTAATTCATTGGGATTCCAGAATTGATGAAATGCTCTACATGGCTTCGGCTGTGTAGGGCTTTTCTTTTTGCCTGTCGCCTTCAAAAACTAAAATTCTAGTTGAATCACTCTATTTTTCATATGGTGATTCTTATGTAAATATTGGAATTTGGGAAGGGAATAACCGTGGGGATTTGATAGGAGTTTAAAAAATGCATGACAAATAACCCTTTCATTGGTGGCTTTTAAAAAAAAATAATGATGCTTTTACGCAATTTTTTTGTATGTATGATAAAGACCATTCAACACAGGTATTGCTTCTAGTTTTGTTTCCTCTGCGGATGACACGGAAGGTAGGTTGGAGAAGCAACAGGCGTCTTACCATTTATACCTTGATGTGTTCGATTCGTGTTGTAATAGTCATTTATGTATTCATGAAGTAGTTTGCGTAAATGTAATTGATTTAATGGAATAATATGATCTAATAGCTCTCGCTTAATTGTACCAATGACTCTTTCTGCATACGGATTTTGCCACGGTGAGCGATAGGCTGTTCGCTTAGAAGTAATGCCTGATGATATTAAAAACCGTTGAAATGCTTTTGATCGGAAAATCGGATCATTATCATGAACGAAATATTTCGGTACATTTCCAAATGGCGTTGCGTTTCTAAATTGTTGTACAGTCCATTGGGCAGTAGGATTAGTTGTGACACCAAAAGAAACAATTTTTCGAGTTTGATGATCAATGATTACCAATACATAAAGTACACCAAAAGTTAATGTTGGAATTGTTAAGAAGTCAGTTGCCCAAGTTACAGACTGATGATTTTCCAGGAATGTTTTCCATGATTGAATTTGTCTTTCTGTTGGTGGTTTTCTGGTACTCGGAATATACTTTGCAATTGTATTCGGTGCTGGTGGTTTTTCAATTCCAAGTAGACATAGTTTTTCATGGATTTTCTCAGGTGATAGCAACTGGTTTTCTCTGTGTACTTGCTTTATGAGTTTAATCGCTTCTTGAGATATTTTAGGTCGACCTATTTTTCTTGATTTACGTTTCCAGTGTAATTTGAAAGCGGTACGATGCCATTTGATGACGGTTTTAGGTTGAACAACTATTATGAGCGATTTCCAGCTTACCAAATACTTAGATAGTATAACCCAAAGTTGTCTAAATGCTGGAGTAGGTGTTGGTTTAGGCAGTTTTTGTTTTTCAAAACGCTGTTGATACAATGCTAATTGACTTCTAAGGGCAATATTTTCTAGTTTAATAGTATTTGTGGTTTTGAAGAATAGCGACAGAAATGGTATGAAATAGTTGAGCCATTCTTTTAAAAGTACATATAATGAACGAATCAAACTAATCGACTCCTTCTAAGATTATTGATATTTATTTTCCATTTTAATACCAAGAGCGAGGAATATTCAATGGGAATATTTATGAATAAATTTCAAAGAAGTTAAAAACGGTTGTGGACTTTTTCTTTGATTATATATAACTGATTATTCAATATACTTACTTGGATATGAACACCATATGACTATAAACCTATAATTTGTAAAATATAATTGATATTCCCATTGAGTGTATGATATCATTTGTTCAATGGGGGTGGAAGTATGCAAAAGAAGTTTTTACTTCGTTTAAGAGAAGAGATGTATGAAGATCTTGCTTCCTTGTCAGGTCAGAAAAGTTTAAATCAATATATTAATGAGATTCTTGATAATCATATCCTAAATTCAAAGGGGCGTGTTTCAAAAATGGATAAAGTTATTATTGGCAACAAAACAGTAAATGAGCTGCGTGAAGCTGTTACTGTAACTCAGCAGGACTGGTATATGAAGATTTTGGATAAATACAATATCTATTTCTTCTCACCAAATAGAATCGTTTCTCCAATGATGTCAATCCTGTTTTATGGTGATTCTAGTTGTGAGCCTGCAAGGAGTATTAGTAGATTTGGTAAAGTCTCGCATATTTATCGTAACGTTACAGGAGAAGAACTTGAAACGATTCCTGAAATGAAGGAGTTGTTATATGATGCGGAATTTGCGGAGGAAATAATAACTTGGAATAATTACCAAATTGCTGTGTTGTCTGAAGTTGTGAGACTTGAAAACCCCCTTCCTTTAACCAAAGAATACGTTAATCATCCAAGAATAATTGTTAATCGTGAAACAACTCTTGCTAAATTTTTTGCTGCCAAAAAAATTGATGATTTATTTCTATAAAACTAATTTACTTCTAAGAATAGCATAATGACAATGAGATAGATAAAAAGGAGAGTAGGACATGAGAAAAGTTGTTGTTCGATACATGATATTTCCTAGCATCGAACAGGGCGTTTCAGGTTTTTATGAGCATGAAAATGATAAGCGTTGTATCGAGCCTAGTAAGCCATACAAAAGTGGAGTCTGCCATACAGTTGGTGAAGAGTTAGATGAATTAGCCGGGAAGGTCGGATTTATCACAAGGGAAGAATTTGCATCGAAATTTAATAGTCAATACTGGAAAAATGCTTATGGTCAAGAATTGTCAACAATTGTGGGGAAAGCCCTGGAAAGTAAGGGTATTGTTATGAATATTAACGGAGAAGATGTATTGTTTCAATGTCCTGAAAATGAATTTGTCACTTGGCAAGTGAGAAAACACAAATAATGCTCGAGCCAAAATTTCATGCACTGGGTGCAGAAATAATTCTGATATTACACTACAATTTATGAAAATACATTGAGTGTGGTTAGATAAGGGAGAGTCCTATGTGAGAGAAATCTTGCATGGGGCTTTTCTTTTTGTGTTCTAGTTCCTGTATAAGGGAAAAGCCGTAATAACTCACCTTTGAAATATTTAATATTACTAATAGGTAATATAATAATGCCTTTCATTCCGAATATGGAGTAAAGGCATTTTCTATTTTGGAGGAAGCGTTACAAATGGAAAAGAAACAAAAGAAAGTTCCTGCAAAGAGAATTCAGCTATTGGATGTGGTGTTAGAGAGAAAGGGATCGCAAGTGTTTTCAGGACGAAGTGTTCTATCGCCAGAGGATGATAAACATCAATCGAGATTTCATTGGAGAAAGTGACAGAGAGTAATACCGTGTACTAGGTACACTAATTTGTTCGTTCAATAGTTTAGTAATTCATTCGGTATATTTATTTTCAGTAATAAAATAGTGGTAAATTTCAATATCTGAATCGATGAAACCACTTAGTTTCGCTCCATACATTGTTCGATATATATTCTCTATACCAACAGGGTTGTCGGTATGAATATATTTTATTTGCCCGTAAGCCTTGTTTACAAACATATTTTACTAAGTCATAACCAGTTGGCGATAGATTACCTTGTAGATCTTTTCCTTAATCATGGTCAAGAGAAAGTATATCGTATATCTATTTGGTGATTTTCAAGTAAGTGAATTGTTTCTTTAAACGTTCTTGTCACGACAAAACCAATAGGACAATCTCTAAGAATTACTGATATTTAGTAGTATATATTGAGTCTCATCTATATAAAAAAAGCAGAAATAGTCCTTCAACTAATTCTGCAAAAAGCTATTATAATGTGCAACATTCTATTTCCATGTAGTTTAAAAGTTTGCTTTAACTTCACTAAATTGCTTCTTGGATATACCAATTAAGACGAGGCTCTGTTATTTGTACTTTATCTAGATTAATAGGTAAGTTCTTCAAGTATTTGAACATATCTGCAATGGAAACCTGTGGGTTGAACCATAAGTAATGAGATATTTCCTCTTCTGTTTTTGCATATGGTAATGTTTCTTGTATTGAATAGTTAATACTACATGTCCCCAGCCATTCCTCGAAATACTGGACTTTTTGTTGATCTTTGTGATGCAAGTTAAGCGTTAGTGTAAACTCATTCAATTGAAGAGAGAAGAAACATTTTTGTTCATCTTGCATAATGCAACCTTGGATTTGACAAGTACTATCCTCAAAAGTATTGCTATTTTCCGCTTCATTAATCCAATTTCTTGTCACTGCAACGACATGCTTTTTTACTTCATCTAATTCATAAGGAGTTAGGCGATTGAATAAATCATTCTGTAACTCCTTTAACCAAACAGGGACTTTTTGATTTACGTAATCTTCATCACAGGATAATAGAGCATTCATCAGAAGTGTAATAGATTCTTGTGATGGTTTAGATGAATGCTCAGTTGAATAATTCGTTATTGGCTTTGGTTCTATTTTTGCTCCAACACCTGTTTCAACTACTACCTGTTGAAAGTTTTCCTTGTTTCCACTATCACGTAATTTTAATAAGGTATTCGGTTTTAATTTGAATAATTCTTCTATTCTAAGCAAGAGATTGTCTGCACCCCCTTTGTGTCCTTGTTCAATTAACGCTATATAAGTTGAAGATATACCCAATTTTAATGAGAGTTCGCTTTGTGTAAGCTTTTGCTCTTTACGTAACTCTTTGATTTTATTGCCCATTTGGATATAGAGTTTTTCTTGTTTCGTAGATTTTTCTCCAACTGGTTTTAATCCTTTTTTGCTACTTGATACTGTTGGTTTGGTAACTTTGAATTCTTGAATTTTATTTCCTTTCTTAACTCGACTCATTTTCATTCTCCTCCTTTATTATTCTCATTTATAACCAAATAGAGTCACCTTTATACAGAATATAGAATAAGAAAGTCGTTATTTTAGAATGATAGTATTCGAGATGCTTTCTACATTTATATAAAAAATCCATCTGTCCGAGAGAAAAAGAAGATTTGATTCTGATAAATGCAACTACCTGATCTATGTATTGAACCCCGTTAGTGACATGCTCAATTTGTCGAAAGAGGACATCTCTAAAAAGATGTCCTTCATTTTGTATTGCAAATAATCAAGCCTTTCATTAGAGCTCTTGTACGTTTACTTTATACTGACTAATTCGTTTTACAACTCGGAATTTGGTACCTAACTCACCATCAGACCAAGCAGCATTTCGTAATTCTTTCATTTTTTTATATGCCGCTTTCTCCTCCTTATATTTAGTAACATCCTTCCAGTATTCATCAAAAATTTCAAAGTATTGCATCTGTATCACATTAACAAACATAACAAACACCCCCTCAATCGTTTCTAAATTTATTATGGGAACATTTGTTCTTTTTATAACAAGTGAAATACAATTTTCTTTACTCTAAAAATCCATACTTGATTAGATTCTTCTATAAAACAATGTGATTTAACAGAACTTAAAAACTCCATCACATCCCTCTAAAAATTAGTATGAATTAAACCCTGATTTTTAGGGGTTTTTAACTTTTTTTCTTTATTCACTTAGTAATAAGATGCACCTAAGAAGGAATGTTTTTCAAGAGAGTTATTACAAATAAATCTAAAAACATGTATAAGAACGGAAAAAACAGTTAACGATGGTAGTAAGAAACGAAAAGGTAAAAAAAGTAAAAGAAGGATAGTGACACATGGAATATCAGGAAACGAAATACTGGGTTAGTACTCATGAAACAATTCCAGCACAAACAAAAAAGATATTAAATGAGTACTTGCTAAGTTTGAAATTAGCAAATAAGGCAGAATCGACAATTTCAAGATACCGTACCTTCTTAGAACGGTTTTTTGTTGAGTATGAAGTTGAATTGGATACGCTCACCTCTAAAGAGGTATTGGAATGGGTGAACAATTACTCGGAAGGTAAAAAGGAATCAACCGTGATTATTGCGCTTTCTATTTTGACTTCATTTTTTAACTTTTGTCTCGCCGAAGATTATTTAGATAAAATGGTGATGAAAAAACGATGGGGACCGAAAGCACCGCAACCTTTGCCCAAATTCTTGACAGAACAAGAATATGCGAGTGTGAAAATGGCTGCGGAATTGTTGCCTCTCAGAGATCGGGCAATTGTTCTGTTTCTATTCTCTTCTGGCTGTCGAAGGTCGGAAGTTGCTCAATTGTTAATTGAAGATGTGGATTTAAAGAGACGAACTGCAGTCGTTCAAGGGAAAGGGAAAAAATTTAGGAAGGTACATTTTTCAGAGGAATGTGCACTCATTATAAACGAGTATTTAGAGGCGAGATCTGCTGATGGAAAAGAACCGTTATTTATGACCAAATATGGTCTGCCACTTCAACAAAGCGGTATCTACAAAATCACAACGAAACTTGGAAGATTAGCTGGTCTGAAGCAAACATTGCATCCACACTGTTGCCGGCATACCTTTGCGACGAATATGTTAGCCAGAGGAGCAGAACTGGAATTTATCGCAGATGAAATGGGGCATACCAACCTGAATACGACACGTGTTTATGCCCGCATACCTACAGAGGATATTATGTTAGCTTATCAAAATATAATGGGGTAGATAACTATGAATAGTGAAGTTCAACAAGCTTTCTTTAATGATCATCATGCTAAATTTAGTGCCGAAACAACGCGAGGTTACCGTATTGCGCTTACTCAGTTTTTTGCATCTTGCGAGAAAGATTATGCACAGGTGAAAGCGACAGACATACGAGCGTGGCTTTCTGCTTTGGAAGAAAAAGGACTGAAACCAAAATCGATTCATTTGAAGCTGGCTGCATTAAAATCGTTTTATAACTATTGCATGGAAGAAAGTTTAGTGAAGAAAAATCCGACGTTAACTGTCAATACACCAAAAATTGATGATTCGCTTCCTTATTATTTAAGTAAACGAGAACTGGCCTTACTACAAGAATTAACGCGACAAAAACCTCGAGACCGCGCAATCGTGGAGGCGTTATATGCGACGGGTGTTCGTATTAGTGAACTATTGCAAATTAAGTTGGAGGATGTGAAATGGGATACAAGGCAAATTTGGATACGAAAAGGAAAAGGGAATAAGGAACGCTTTGTCCTCTTTTCACATGACTGTGCGGTACGCTTGAAAACGTATCTGGATCAGAGAGAAAAAGAAAGTGATTATCTATTTTCTAACCATCGGGGTGGCCCGTTAAGTCGTGTGTTTGTGGAACAACAATTCCGGCAATTTTCTGAAGAGCTTGGATTTAAGGTGAGACCCCATACGATGCGCCATACGTTTGCGGCTCATTTAGCAGAAAAGGGAATGAAATTCACCTATATACAGGATCTATTAGGTCATTCAAATATTAATAGCACCAGAATATATACAAGATTGATGGATCATACTCGGAAAAAACAGTACGACCAATATCAAGTTTAAAAGAAATAGGTATTAAGAGGAAAACCCAATTTTGAGTGAATTTTAAGATTAATCACGTGCAACTAATTTAGAGAAAGGGTGACAACATAGAGAATTATTGGGAAGTCAAGGAAGCGTTTTTGAATCAGAAAAACCATATGGTAGTGAATGAATATCTTTTAAGCTTGAAAAATGCAAATAATAAGGAAAGTACTATAAGCGTACACAGATGTAGATTGCAGTTCTTTTTTAAATGTAGGAAAGAGGAATTTACAGAAATTACACGGGAGGATATTCAAAAATGGTTAAAAAAGTTACAAGAGGATTTGAAGGACCGTACCGTACAAGTAAATGTTGCATCCTTACGAGCCTTTTATAATTTTTGTATGAAAATGGAATATATAGAAACATCCCCTGTAATGGAGATAAAAAAGCGAATATACAATAAAGAATATTGGGTATTGATGAAAACTTTACCGAACGAGGAAAATCAAACTGTTGTGAACGAATATCTGAAAGATATGAAGGACTCGGGTAAAAATGTGGGTAGTATTATTTCCCTGCGTACAAAGTTACAGCGTTTTTTCATTGCAGTTAAGAAACCGTACTTTTCAATAACAGCACAGGATATTGATCAATGGATTGATAAACATCGAGACAAATGGTCTACTACCACTGTTCACAACTATTACTATGTGGTCCGCTCTTTTTTTAGCTTCTGTGAGGAAAAGGATTACATTGAAACCATGCCGACTAAAAAAACTCGTTGGGTGGGTAAGACGGAAAAGTATTGGGAAATACAGCAACCAATTGCCAATCTTGAGAATCGGGAAGTACTAAATGAATTTCTTTTGTATTTAAAAGAAGAAGGATATACAAAAAAAACAATTGAAGTTACCCGCAGTACGCTGCAACTTTTTTTTCGAAAAAGACTAGAAAGATTCTCTTTTATTACTACGGAAGAAATCTACCTTTGGGGAAATTTAAATGTTTCTAGGAAAACAATCAGCAGGTATATTAGCTATATCCGTTCCTTCTATCGATTTTGTGTTCGGAAAGGATATATGGAAAAATCGCCTGTCATCTACCATTGGGCTTGGAAAGCAACGGGAAAGAACTATTGGGT harbors:
- a CDS encoding N-acetylmannosaminyltransferase — protein: MKETVLGIQVNTESYDELLPKVFDQIEKQQKSLIVAINPEKIIKAKEDPALKTLLNNAEFQIPDGIGVILASKIQKGQITSRVTGVDMMLRLCEEAAERKKPIFLYGGKPGIADQAAKKLQELYPSIQIAGTQDGYEKDNQKVVDKINEAKPDLLFVAMGSPKQENWINANRDQLHPTIYQGVGGSFDVLAGNVKRAPEAFQKVGMEWFYRLMKEPHRIKRQIALPLFLLEVARESKNNK
- a CDS encoding integrase, which encodes MEYQETKYWVSTHETIPAQTKKILNEYLLSLKLANKAESTISRYRTFLERFFVEYEVELDTLTSKEVLEWVNNYSEGKKESTVIIALSILTSFFNFCLAEDYLDKMVMKKRWGPKAPQPLPKFLTEQEYASVKMAAELLPLRDRAIVLFLFSSGCRRSEVAQLLIEDVDLKRRTAVVQGKGKKFRKVHFSEECALIINEYLEARSADGKEPLFMTKYGLPLQQSGIYKITTKLGRLAGLKQTLHPHCCRHTFATNMLARGAELEFIADEMGHTNLNTTRVYARIPTEDIMLAYQNIMG
- a CDS encoding integrase, whose product is MNSEVQQAFFNDHHAKFSAETTRGYRIALTQFFASCEKDYAQVKATDIRAWLSALEEKGLKPKSIHLKLAALKSFYNYCMEESLVKKNPTLTVNTPKIDDSLPYYLSKRELALLQELTRQKPRDRAIVEALYATGVRISELLQIKLEDVKWDTRQIWIRKGKGNKERFVLFSHDCAVRLKTYLDQREKESDYLFSNHRGGPLSRVFVEQQFRQFSEELGFKVRPHTMRHTFAAHLAEKGMKFTYIQDLLGHSNINSTRIYTRLMDHTRKKQYDQYQV
- a CDS encoding integrase — its product is MIRSLYVLLKEWLNYFIPFLSLFFKTTNTIKLENIALRSQLALYQQRFEKQKLPKPTPTPAFRQLWVILSKYLVSWKSLIIVVQPKTVIKWHRTAFKLHWKRKSRKIGRPKISQEAIKLIKQVHRENQLLSPEKIHEKLCLLGIEKPPAPNTIAKYIPSTRKPPTERQIQSWKTFLENHQSVTWATDFLTIPTLTFGVLYVLVIIDHQTRKIVSFGVTTNPTAQWTVQQFRNATPFGNVPKYFVHDNDPIFRSKAFQRFLISSGITSKRTAYRSPWQNPYAERVIGTIKRELLDHIIPLNQLHLRKLLHEYINDYYNTNRTHQGINGKTPVASPTYLPCHPQRKQN